In Rhizobium oryzihabitans, one DNA window encodes the following:
- a CDS encoding sigma-70 family RNA polymerase sigma factor — translation MPDFLDEMTSCIPALRRYANALTHDRDTADDLVQDCLERAIRKKALWRPQGPLRPWLYRVLVNVYRNNLRGRNRRPLQIPIDDVAEQLFVPAAQTGRIALAEMARAIENLSGEHREALLLVVIEGLSYAEAAKVLEIPLGTLMSRLGRARTALARMTQEDQPNLKVIK, via the coding sequence ATGCCGGATTTTCTGGACGAGATGACGAGTTGCATACCAGCGCTTCGACGTTATGCGAACGCGCTCACGCACGATCGCGACACCGCTGACGATCTCGTTCAGGACTGTCTGGAAAGGGCTATCCGTAAAAAGGCGTTGTGGCGGCCGCAGGGTCCGTTGCGTCCATGGCTGTACCGGGTGCTTGTCAATGTCTACCGCAACAATCTGCGCGGCCGAAATCGACGGCCGCTGCAAATCCCGATTGACGATGTCGCGGAACAGCTGTTTGTGCCGGCCGCGCAGACAGGCCGGATAGCGCTTGCCGAAATGGCCCGCGCTATTGAAAACCTGTCCGGCGAACACCGCGAAGCACTCCTCCTCGTCGTCATCGAGGGTCTGAGTTATGCGGAAGCGGCAAAGGTTCTTGAAATTCCGCTGGGTACCCTGATGTCCCGTCTGGGGCGAGCCCGGACAGCCTTGGCCCGAATGACACAGGAAGACCAGCCAAATCTCAAGGTGATAAAATGA
- a CDS encoding COG4315 family predicted lipoprotein, producing the protein MRVDHFVLVGTLALISTVALAEPYAGGAVVETATAKGTILTDAKGMTLYTFDKDADGSSACYDACAKKWPPLAASKTDKADGDYKPIARKDGTMQWSHDGKPLYRWQMDKKPGDVTGDGVGGVWHVAKE; encoded by the coding sequence ATGCGTGTAGATCATTTCGTTCTGGTCGGCACTCTGGCGCTCATCTCCACCGTTGCCCTTGCCGAACCCTACGCCGGTGGCGCCGTGGTTGAAACGGCAACGGCCAAGGGCACAATCCTGACTGACGCCAAAGGCATGACCCTTTATACCTTCGACAAGGATGCCGATGGTTCGTCGGCCTGCTATGATGCCTGTGCGAAGAAATGGCCGCCGCTCGCCGCATCGAAAACCGATAAGGCGGATGGCGACTACAAACCAATCGCCCGCAAGGACGGGACGATGCAATGGTCGCATGACGGAAAGCCGCTCTATCGCTGGCAGATGGACAAGAAGCCCGGAGACGTCACAGGCGATGGTGTCGGCGGTGTCTGGCACGTTGCCAAGGAATAG